A single window of Vibrio campbellii CAIM 519 = NBRC 15631 = ATCC 25920 DNA harbors:
- a CDS encoding alpha/beta fold hydrolase has translation MLVRKYGAGKKTVILVHGGPSLYGYMETLGKELQDDFIVVDYAQRGTFNSPVHGPITVNTHLDDLLEIVKENAKDSKVIIIGHSWGANVALLAAAESSDDIEKLILIGTSALNDELSDKHQDSLNSRYTDAVKRKLSEIQNQLEKELTIDEVNEVMELRLSLTSPFYHLDSKVEELLPELKWNFKTFRQSIDSLWDLIDSGNIPSILKRIKVPVIAYQGDSDPFPYKETFEFLSENILNIKTYKIENSGHFPWLEPTSRYQFLSLLRDELKNRKS, from the coding sequence ATGCTTGTTAGGAAATATGGTGCCGGAAAGAAAACGGTGATTTTAGTTCACGGGGGTCCATCACTTTATGGTTATATGGAAACTTTAGGAAAAGAGTTACAAGACGATTTTATAGTGGTTGATTATGCACAGAGAGGTACTTTTAACTCTCCTGTGCATGGACCAATTACAGTAAACACTCACCTTGATGATTTATTAGAAATAGTAAAGGAAAACGCTAAAGATTCTAAGGTCATTATAATAGGTCATTCTTGGGGAGCGAATGTTGCGTTATTAGCAGCGGCTGAAAGTAGCGATGATATTGAGAAATTAATACTAATCGGAACATCGGCTCTCAATGACGAATTAAGTGATAAGCATCAAGATTCTTTAAACTCCCGTTATACTGACGCTGTAAAGAGAAAATTAAGTGAAATCCAAAATCAATTAGAAAAAGAACTGACGATAGACGAAGTTAATGAGGTTATGGAGCTTAGGCTTTCCTTAACTAGCCCTTTTTATCACTTGGATTCTAAAGTAGAAGAGTTACTTCCCGAGTTGAAATGGAATTTCAAAACATTTAGGCAAAGCATAGATTCACTTTGGGATTTGATTGATAGTGGCAATATACCATCCATTTTAAAACGGATTAAAGTACCAGTTATCGCCTATCAGGGAGATAGTGACCCGTTTCCTTACAAAGAAACATTCGAATTTTTAAGTGAGAATATTTTAAATATAAAAACATATAAGATTGAGAACTCGGGTCATTTCCCTTGGTTAGAACCAACGTCAAGATATCAGTTTTTGTCTTTATTAAGAGATGAGCTAAAAAATAGAAAGTCCTAA
- a CDS encoding tetratricopeptide repeat-containing diguanylate cyclase: MLEFYFDSIGKPRSIKSYDFTLPADASPDSQALYYFARIYLERYEGVPIPELPDLVEFGKQHDLPWVIAEAKLNQAVELIEADEVWQGELLLHDVINISRQIGYNSLQGRAYRWLGNAEVQRVQVQTSLKHYRTAYDLLEGSEFEIQIAMTLNNIASLYMELSDWERAKTYLDQAINGYLSSHDKYDNSLFLAIMYANLSVINYGMEKYEESERYFEQAAQLSMATGSARIKHNSVSNLSQLLSTLGKMEESYQLAQTCLELPNPQNLKGLKATCHEAFAEAYLKDEKYEQAIESAKTALEGLSETASAETKQQMDLYLVLVRANQELKQFEKAFDNLGRLRNLEKSFDSHVHGDEMINIKLDLEAKLAQKELTLLEAKNALQASELESQRYREIFYFLIVAAIGSWLFRYIRQMNKINEELAQQNTTDPLTKVHNRRYLPSWLDQMARRSPDRKFALAVIDIDHFKAFNDQYGHDLGDKMLLHVARVLDEATRAGDLLVRWGGEEFVLLFEIRHADDCAKTLDRLRLAVENSNLEVDSESLGATISLGAVNELSAQIIKQEWNQWFFAADQALYDAKQSGRNQYQIHSTS, from the coding sequence ATGTTGGAATTTTATTTCGACTCTATCGGTAAGCCTCGCTCAATCAAATCATACGACTTCACATTACCCGCGGACGCCTCTCCGGATTCACAAGCACTTTATTACTTCGCCCGTATTTATCTTGAGCGTTACGAAGGCGTTCCAATTCCAGAGCTCCCTGACCTTGTTGAATTCGGAAAACAACATGATTTGCCTTGGGTTATTGCAGAAGCAAAATTAAACCAAGCCGTCGAACTGATAGAAGCAGACGAAGTTTGGCAAGGCGAGCTTCTTCTGCACGATGTTATCAATATCTCTCGCCAGATTGGCTATAACTCTCTTCAAGGTCGCGCTTACCGCTGGCTTGGGAATGCAGAGGTTCAACGCGTTCAAGTACAAACCAGTTTAAAGCATTATCGAACCGCCTATGATTTGCTTGAGGGATCTGAGTTTGAAATCCAGATTGCGATGACACTCAATAACATCGCTTCACTTTACATGGAACTGTCGGATTGGGAGCGGGCAAAAACCTATCTCGACCAAGCGATTAACGGCTACTTAAGCAGCCATGATAAGTATGATAACAGCTTATTCCTCGCCATCATGTATGCGAACTTAAGCGTCATTAACTATGGCATGGAAAAGTACGAAGAATCAGAACGTTACTTTGAGCAAGCTGCCCAACTTTCCATGGCAACCGGCTCTGCTAGAATTAAGCATAACTCCGTTTCTAACTTATCCCAACTTCTTAGCACACTAGGTAAGATGGAAGAATCTTATCAACTTGCACAGACATGTTTAGAACTTCCGAACCCGCAAAACTTAAAAGGCCTAAAAGCCACCTGCCACGAAGCTTTTGCCGAAGCCTACCTTAAGGATGAGAAATATGAGCAAGCGATTGAGAGTGCAAAAACCGCATTGGAAGGCCTAAGTGAAACGGCAAGTGCAGAGACTAAGCAACAAATGGACCTGTATTTAGTACTCGTGCGCGCCAACCAAGAGTTAAAACAATTTGAAAAAGCATTCGATAATTTGGGTCGTTTACGCAACTTGGAAAAAAGCTTTGATAGCCATGTTCATGGCGATGAGATGATCAATATCAAACTCGACTTAGAGGCGAAGCTGGCCCAGAAAGAATTGACCCTTCTCGAAGCGAAGAATGCGCTCCAAGCTTCTGAGCTTGAATCCCAACGTTATCGCGAAATCTTCTACTTCCTTATTGTTGCCGCTATCGGTTCTTGGCTTTTCCGTTACATTCGCCAAATGAACAAGATCAACGAAGAGTTGGCGCAGCAAAATACCACTGACCCGCTAACGAAGGTACATAATCGTCGCTATCTGCCTAGTTGGCTGGATCAAATGGCGCGTCGAAGCCCTGACCGTAAGTTCGCCCTTGCCGTTATTGACATTGACCATTTCAAAGCCTTCAATGACCAGTACGGCCATGACCTAGGCGATAAAATGCTGTTGCACGTTGCACGCGTTCTCGACGAGGCGACGCGCGCTGGCGACTTACTCGTCCGTTGGGGGGGCGAAGAGTTTGTGCTGCTGTTCGAAATTAGACACGCTGATGACTGTGCAAAAACGTTAGATCGTTTGAGACTTGCAGTTGAAAACAGCAACCTTGAGGTTGACTCTGAATCGCTAGGCGCGACAATCTCACTCGGCGCAGTTAACGAGCTAAGTGCGCAAATCATCAAACAGGAGTGGAATCAATGGTTCTTTGCTGCTGACCAAGCTCTGTACGATGCCAAACAATCTGGTCGAAACCAGTACCAAATTCACTCGACGTCATAG
- a CDS encoding SRPBCC family protein → MLSYQVNRSIEIEKTQSEIINYLKDFTRWPEWSPWIILEPDCELTYSDEQGVVGTGYQWHGKRIGTGAMVLESTQEHRLDMELHYFRPLTTHAKVTLIVTPSQEGCTVEWLMQSRVPWFLFFLKNVFKSMTEMDYDRGLRMLKSQLETGQVLSLLTDLGSRKQNEVSYIGLSGAGTISDLGPMVQSHVARLYEMAEQENLSVTGELFCYYLSMDMKQGYFEFITCLPVKTGVVATGEFVAGTIPESETYVIEHKGEYQFLGNAWSYAMNLTRYNGIKVKTQPLGIVRYLDNPSDTDKADLLTEVILFKK, encoded by the coding sequence ATGCTCTCATATCAGGTCAATCGAAGTATCGAGATAGAAAAAACACAAAGTGAAATCATCAACTATCTAAAAGATTTTACTCGTTGGCCTGAGTGGTCGCCGTGGATCATTCTCGAGCCAGACTGCGAACTCACTTATAGTGATGAGCAAGGTGTGGTAGGGACAGGGTATCAATGGCACGGAAAACGAATAGGTACTGGTGCCATGGTTCTCGAAAGTACTCAAGAGCATCGATTGGATATGGAACTTCACTACTTTCGGCCGTTAACAACTCATGCGAAAGTTACTTTAATCGTGACGCCGTCACAAGAAGGTTGCACCGTCGAGTGGTTAATGCAATCACGTGTACCTTGGTTCTTATTCTTTTTAAAAAACGTATTTAAGTCCATGACAGAAATGGATTATGACCGTGGCTTACGTATGTTGAAAAGCCAGTTGGAAACAGGGCAAGTGTTATCCCTGCTCACTGATTTGGGTTCCCGAAAACAAAATGAAGTCAGCTACATTGGTTTATCCGGTGCGGGTACGATTTCTGATCTTGGTCCCATGGTGCAATCGCATGTGGCGCGATTGTATGAGATGGCAGAGCAAGAAAACCTGTCTGTCACTGGTGAACTATTTTGCTACTACTTATCAATGGACATGAAGCAAGGATACTTTGAGTTTATTACTTGTTTACCTGTCAAAACTGGCGTTGTCGCGACTGGTGAGTTTGTTGCCGGAACCATTCCCGAGAGTGAAACCTATGTGATTGAACACAAGGGAGAGTATCAATTTTTGGGTAATGCATGGTCGTATGCGATGAATCTCACACGGTACAATGGTATCAAAGTGAAGACCCAACCGTTGGGCATTGTACGCTACCTTGATAACCCGAGTGACACTGACAAAGCAGACTTGTTGACTGAGGTTATTTTATTCAAGAAATGA
- a CDS encoding GNAT family N-acetyltransferase has protein sequence MKITPAGKQDLASVHALEHVLFGHHAYPQFFFRQAFDCWPHGLLIAKEEEQITGYVLMATSDEQNEHWILSLAVDSQHRGKGIARSLVENAIVKASSGSVIKLTVDPNNVPACKLYTLLGFKVLEKEEDYFGDGEPRLVMALAR, from the coding sequence ATGAAGATTACCCCAGCAGGAAAACAGGATTTGGCGTCCGTACACGCACTTGAACACGTATTGTTTGGTCATCACGCTTACCCTCAGTTTTTCTTTCGACAAGCATTTGATTGCTGGCCGCATGGTTTGTTGATTGCCAAAGAAGAAGAACAAATTACGGGTTATGTACTGATGGCGACAAGCGATGAGCAAAACGAACATTGGATCTTGTCACTTGCGGTTGATAGCCAACATAGAGGCAAAGGGATTGCACGTTCGCTTGTGGAAAATGCAATCGTAAAAGCAAGTTCCGGTTCTGTCATTAAGTTAACTGTCGATCCAAACAATGTGCCTGCTTGCAAGTTGTACACTTTGCTAGGCTTTAAGGTTCTGGAAAAAGAAGAAGATTATTTCGGTGATGGAGAACCGAGACTGGTCATGGCACTAGCCCGTTAA
- a CDS encoding GNAT family N-acetyltransferase, which yields MERFISKDIVLRELEVSDASALLNAVEYSRVNLSKYMPWEKSIVDLTSAQSYIESRVNSGDEGSEWFAIYFKNQFGGVFGIKSIDFDSKACELGYWLSDNARGNRVIGQVLDVVIPYLLNDHAVRVVEFYCLESNSASIKIVKRAGATLKRKICNTLDVPNKEQLMCIYALEVQA from the coding sequence ATGGAAAGATTCATATCTAAGGATATAGTCCTAAGGGAGTTAGAAGTTTCAGATGCTTCAGCGCTTCTCAATGCTGTTGAATATAGTAGGGTGAACTTATCAAAATATATGCCTTGGGAAAAGAGCATTGTAGATCTTACTAGTGCTCAATCTTATATCGAAAGTCGAGTAAACAGTGGTGACGAGGGTTCAGAATGGTTCGCAATATATTTTAAAAACCAGTTTGGTGGCGTTTTCGGGATAAAGTCAATTGACTTTGACTCTAAAGCTTGTGAATTGGGCTATTGGCTTTCTGACAACGCAAGAGGCAATAGAGTTATAGGGCAAGTATTGGATGTAGTCATCCCTTATTTATTGAACGATCATGCCGTTCGAGTAGTTGAATTCTATTGTTTAGAAAGCAACTCGGCTAGTATCAAGATCGTGAAGCGTGCGGGTGCAACGTTGAAGCGGAAAATATGCAACACATTAGATGTGCCTAACAAAGAACAATTAATGTGTATCTATGCGTTAGAAGTGCAGGCATAA
- a CDS encoding GNAT family N-acetyltransferase: protein MEVQFLENNSDYESVLEVLLQLRPNYNLDTLSGQIEKQQSNGYQVVYVKSPEGVLAAAGFSVGEKLAWGKHIYIEDLVTNAQFRSSGVGKFIIDWFKAYALESGCEQIHLDSGVQRFPAHKFYLREGFNIASHHFSIVGVQNG from the coding sequence ATGGAAGTACAATTTTTAGAGAACAATTCTGATTACGAGTCAGTCCTAGAAGTGTTGTTACAACTTCGCCCAAATTACAACTTAGATACTTTGTCTGGTCAGATCGAGAAGCAGCAATCAAATGGTTACCAAGTCGTCTATGTCAAATCGCCAGAAGGTGTACTAGCAGCAGCAGGCTTTAGCGTAGGTGAAAAGCTTGCTTGGGGTAAGCATATTTACATTGAAGACTTGGTAACTAATGCGCAATTTCGTTCGAGTGGAGTAGGTAAATTTATTATCGATTGGTTTAAAGCATATGCTTTAGAAAGCGGTTGCGAACAAATACATTTGGATTCTGGTGTTCAGCGTTTTCCAGCACATAAGTTCTATTTACGCGAAGGTTTCAATATCGCTAGTCACCATTTTTCTATAGTTGGCGTTCAAAACGGCTAG
- a CDS encoding alkaline phosphatase, with product MRLKYSLITASLFATHSYAGDAPKNIIYMIGDGMGPAFTTAYRYYHDDPNTDEIEPTVFDSILVGMAKTYPDDATYVTDSAASATALSTGVKSYNGAIAVDTDKKPIKTMLEMAKEKGMTTGLVATSQINHATPASFAAHNESRRNYDDIANDYIDNKVGEKLPVDLLLGGGVRYFDREDRNLVEEFKLQGYQYVADFGQLPALQTLPALGLFADEAFPFALDENPTRLEEMTNKALSLLQRQDNGFFVMIEGSQIDWCGHANDIACAMAEMDDFAKSIELAKAYVDAHPDTLLVITADHSTGGLTIGANGQYQWDTEVIKGVHKTAWPLAMSLAQSHNMIATWNESVDWPLSKEQGRKLAYAKLSEEPAKALYKEVKAIINEKSYTGWTTKGHTAVDVQVFAYGQGADKFVGSQNNTDIAKKLISFIDIDAKLL from the coding sequence ATGAGACTTAAATACTCCCTAATTACCGCGAGCCTCTTTGCTACCCATTCTTACGCAGGTGACGCGCCGAAGAACATCATCTATATGATCGGTGATGGCATGGGGCCAGCCTTCACGACCGCTTATCGCTATTATCACGATGACCCAAATACAGATGAAATAGAGCCGACGGTTTTTGATTCTATTTTGGTTGGTATGGCGAAGACCTATCCTGATGATGCGACTTACGTTACTGACAGTGCTGCAAGTGCTACCGCTTTGAGTACCGGTGTCAAAAGTTACAACGGTGCTATCGCAGTGGATACGGATAAGAAGCCGATCAAAACGATGTTAGAGATGGCGAAAGAGAAGGGCATGACCACTGGTTTAGTGGCTACATCGCAAATTAACCACGCAACACCTGCAAGTTTTGCCGCTCACAATGAATCTCGCCGAAACTATGACGATATCGCCAATGATTACATCGACAATAAAGTGGGTGAGAAATTACCAGTCGATCTACTCTTGGGTGGTGGTGTTCGCTATTTTGATCGTGAAGATCGTAATTTAGTTGAGGAGTTCAAGCTGCAAGGTTACCAATACGTTGCGGACTTTGGTCAGCTTCCTGCACTGCAAACCTTACCGGCCTTAGGCTTGTTCGCGGATGAGGCATTTCCCTTCGCATTGGATGAAAATCCCACTCGCCTAGAAGAGATGACCAACAAAGCGCTTTCTCTATTACAACGTCAAGACAATGGCTTCTTCGTGATGATTGAAGGTAGCCAAATCGACTGGTGTGGGCATGCAAACGACATTGCGTGTGCAATGGCAGAAATGGATGATTTTGCTAAATCCATTGAGTTGGCTAAAGCGTATGTTGATGCTCACCCTGATACTTTATTGGTGATCACCGCTGATCACTCAACTGGCGGCTTAACAATTGGTGCGAATGGGCAGTATCAGTGGGACACGGAGGTGATTAAGGGTGTTCACAAAACCGCATGGCCTTTGGCGATGTCTCTTGCGCAATCCCACAACATGATCGCGACATGGAATGAGTCGGTCGATTGGCCATTATCCAAAGAGCAAGGTCGAAAGCTGGCATACGCTAAATTGAGTGAAGAGCCAGCTAAAGCCCTCTACAAGGAGGTGAAAGCGATCATTAATGAGAAGAGCTACACCGGTTGGACGACAAAAGGCCATACTGCCGTTGACGTCCAAGTGTTTGCTTATGGGCAAGGTGCGGATAAGTTTGTTGGTTCGCAAAATAACACTGACATCGCGAAGAAGTTAATCAGTTTTATCGATATTGATGCTAAATTATTATAA
- a CDS encoding aromatic amino acid transport family protein, whose amino-acid sequence MKESRDTLNFSELNTTNTWTKHDTHWLLSLFGTAVGAGILFLPINLGIGGFWPLVVMAVLAYPMTYLAHRGLARFVLSSKIKNADFTDVVEEHFGAKAGRSISLLYFLSIFPILLIYGVGITNTVDSFMVNQAGMESLPRALLSGVLVFGLIAIMMAGEKVMLRAFAIMVYPLVAILAFLSFYLMPNWSMPVMDAPEMSSFASTMWLAIPVVIFSFSHAAAISSFANVQRRHYGKAADAKSELLLRRTSIMLIAFVLLFVFSCVLALSPQQLAEAKEQNVSVLSYLANATDNPFIATLGPLVAFVAITSSFLGHFLGARESLNGLITKHSDMPKQRVDLISVVVLFVSIWIAAIMNPSILGMMEALSGPVIAMILFIMPMLAVYKVKGLQKYRGKASTYFVLMTGVIAVSALVFSLLS is encoded by the coding sequence GTGAAAGAATCTCGAGATACGTTAAATTTTAGTGAATTAAACACCACAAATACTTGGACAAAGCACGATACACACTGGCTATTAAGCTTGTTTGGTACTGCTGTTGGTGCAGGTATTCTATTTTTGCCGATTAACCTTGGTATTGGCGGCTTTTGGCCTCTAGTTGTCATGGCGGTTCTTGCATACCCAATGACTTACTTAGCTCACCGTGGTCTTGCCCGATTTGTCCTGTCCTCAAAGATCAAGAACGCTGATTTTACCGATGTGGTAGAAGAACACTTTGGCGCGAAAGCGGGTCGTTCAATTTCGCTGCTGTACTTCCTCTCTATCTTCCCAATCCTACTAATCTATGGCGTTGGCATTACCAATACCGTCGACAGCTTTATGGTCAACCAAGCAGGCATGGAGTCATTACCGCGTGCCCTACTATCTGGCGTATTAGTGTTTGGCTTAATTGCTATCATGATGGCGGGTGAAAAAGTCATGCTGCGTGCCTTTGCGATCATGGTTTACCCATTGGTGGCGATTCTGGCGTTTCTATCATTCTACTTAATGCCAAACTGGAGCATGCCAGTAATGGACGCGCCAGAAATGTCGTCTTTTGCAAGCACCATGTGGCTGGCGATTCCTGTCGTCATTTTTTCTTTCAGCCACGCAGCAGCAATCTCAAGTTTTGCCAATGTTCAACGTCGTCACTATGGTAAGGCAGCGGATGCGAAGTCTGAGCTTCTTTTACGTCGCACTAGCATCATGCTGATCGCTTTTGTGCTGTTGTTTGTCTTCTCTTGCGTGCTTGCGCTATCTCCGCAGCAGCTGGCAGAAGCAAAAGAGCAAAACGTATCTGTGTTGTCTTACTTAGCAAACGCTACGGACAATCCTTTTATTGCAACGTTAGGTCCACTTGTCGCATTTGTCGCGATCACCTCTTCTTTCCTTGGTCACTTCCTTGGTGCACGTGAAAGCTTGAATGGTTTGATCACTAAGCATTCTGATATGCCAAAGCAACGCGTAGATCTCATCAGTGTTGTTGTACTGTTTGTGTCTATTTGGATTGCTGCGATCATGAACCCTAGCATCTTGGGGATGATGGAAGCCCTGTCGGGACCTGTCATCGCAATGATCTTGTTCATTATGCCAATGCTAGCGGTATATAAAGTAAAAGGGCTGCAGAAGTATCGTGGAAAAGCATCGACCTACTTTGTACTTATGACGGGAGTTATCGCGGTAAGTGCGTTGGTTTTTAGCTTGTTGAGTTAA
- a CDS encoding S8 family peptidase, which yields METRINRLFAAMLAVGLSPAVSAYDPLYSEQWHLNNTGQTAFAANPAVAGNDLNTKLTQAMGIAGVGVKVAVIDSGVQIDHPDLAGNVVTGSRNFVEDSSFPADYPVDTNGHGTAVAGLISAVGNNGEGVRGVASRSSLMGFNWLANQTLEGWLISHGVDAATSDVRVFNQSYGFSPIYPIPFDENDPQFKLEMDVMKDVSEGNAWGRGAVFVKSAGNGYRYFNTGRFFVLPSDFFAGGGNKGLPMHNAAQSYDNASYYNLVTSALRADGTRASYSSVGSNVWVAAPAGEYGQDFPAMVTTDLVGCEEGQNTSADLGINGLHGGTEQDPNCNYTSTMNGTSSAAPNTSGAIAAIMSTNHALTARDVRALLAETASVTDKDHPGVQLEFVNSQGDLVSYEAISPWQTNAAGFDFHTFYGFGAVNLDEAMKRARMTNSVLPAQVITPWASNATEVSVPDASLAGGSSAIAVTDDITVESVQVKLTLEHSRLPDLAIELISPSGTRSVLQTPRNGLVGQSLDPTVTGYENQLLLSNQFYGENAKGEWTLRAIDTNGDEVFSFIAYFNSSAIYDVPMANNAKPGVIKNWSMRIFGH from the coding sequence ATGGAAACACGCATTAATCGCCTATTCGCTGCAATGTTAGCAGTAGGCCTTTCACCTGCCGTCTCGGCTTATGATCCGCTCTACTCTGAGCAATGGCACCTAAACAACACAGGCCAAACTGCATTTGCAGCAAACCCTGCCGTTGCGGGCAATGACTTGAACACCAAACTGACACAAGCGATGGGCATTGCTGGTGTTGGTGTAAAAGTTGCCGTTATTGACTCTGGCGTACAGATCGATCACCCAGACCTTGCAGGTAACGTAGTCACAGGTAGTAGAAACTTCGTTGAAGACTCTTCATTCCCAGCCGATTACCCAGTTGATACAAATGGCCACGGTACCGCTGTTGCTGGCCTAATCAGTGCAGTTGGTAACAACGGTGAAGGCGTTCGTGGCGTAGCTTCTCGCTCTTCTCTAATGGGCTTTAACTGGCTCGCGAACCAAACACTGGAAGGTTGGTTGATTTCTCACGGCGTGGACGCTGCAACCAGCGATGTTCGCGTTTTCAACCAAAGTTATGGTTTTAGTCCAATCTACCCTATTCCATTCGATGAGAACGATCCGCAGTTCAAGCTTGAAATGGATGTAATGAAAGACGTTAGCGAAGGCAATGCTTGGGGTCGTGGTGCTGTCTTCGTAAAATCTGCTGGTAATGGTTACCGCTACTTCAACACTGGCCGTTTCTTCGTGCTTCCTAGCGACTTCTTCGCAGGCGGTGGCAATAAAGGCCTACCAATGCATAACGCGGCACAGTCTTACGACAATGCGAGTTACTACAACCTTGTAACCAGCGCACTTCGTGCTGATGGAACTCGCGCAAGCTACTCATCTGTAGGTTCAAACGTGTGGGTCGCGGCACCAGCGGGTGAATACGGTCAAGACTTTCCAGCAATGGTAACGACAGACCTAGTAGGCTGTGAAGAAGGTCAAAACACCAGTGCAGATTTAGGTATTAACGGCCTTCACGGTGGTACTGAGCAAGATCCGAACTGTAACTACACCAGCACAATGAATGGTACGTCTTCAGCGGCGCCAAACACTTCTGGTGCAATTGCGGCGATTATGTCAACCAACCATGCGCTAACCGCTCGTGATGTCCGTGCGTTACTAGCAGAAACGGCAAGCGTAACCGACAAAGACCACCCAGGTGTTCAACTTGAGTTCGTTAATAGCCAAGGAGACTTGGTAAGCTACGAAGCGATTTCACCATGGCAGACAAACGCAGCTGGCTTTGACTTCCATACCTTCTACGGTTTTGGCGCAGTTAACCTAGATGAAGCAATGAAACGTGCTCGTATGACAAACAGTGTTCTACCTGCCCAAGTAATTACACCTTGGGCAAGCAATGCGACGGAAGTGAGTGTTCCAGACGCGAGCTTGGCGGGTGGTTCTTCAGCGATTGCTGTAACCGATGACATTACTGTTGAGTCAGTACAAGTGAAACTAACACTTGAACACTCGCGTCTACCAGATTTGGCAATTGAGCTGATTTCTCCATCAGGTACACGTTCAGTTCTGCAAACACCGCGTAATGGTCTCGTTGGTCAATCTCTTGATCCAACAGTAACGGGTTATGAAAACCAGTTGCTGCTTTCTAACCAATTCTACGGTGAAAACGCGAAAGGCGAATGGACACTACGAGCGATCGATACCAACGGTGATGAAGTGTTCTCATTCATTGCATATTTCAATTCTTCAGCTATCTATGATGTACCGATGGCTAACAACGCAAAACCAGGTGTTATCAAAAACTGGTCTATGCGTATCTTCGGTCACTAA
- a CDS encoding copper chaperone PCu(A)C — MLKTIKTTAIALIAFMLSPLSLAHEYEAGKIHIDHPWSREAPPNAPVIGGFFQLSNLGDADDALIAASTPIADRVEIHTHTKEDGMMKMIKIDEVVVEPQQKVEFKPGGFHLMIFNPTQTLKEGDRFPVTLTFKKAGKVEVEMAVEKKDHMEKHTHHH, encoded by the coding sequence ATGCTTAAAACAATCAAAACCACAGCCATCGCCCTTATCGCTTTTATGCTAAGCCCACTAAGCCTTGCTCACGAATACGAAGCAGGAAAGATTCACATCGATCATCCTTGGAGCCGTGAAGCGCCACCAAATGCCCCTGTGATTGGCGGTTTCTTTCAGTTAAGCAACCTAGGTGACGCTGATGACGCGCTGATTGCGGCTTCAACACCGATTGCTGACCGTGTGGAGATTCATACTCACACGAAAGAAGACGGCATGATGAAGATGATTAAGATTGATGAAGTCGTGGTAGAGCCTCAGCAAAAAGTGGAATTCAAGCCAGGCGGCTTCCACCTAATGATCTTCAACCCAACCCAAACGCTTAAAGAAGGCGACCGTTTCCCTGTGACTTTGACGTTCAAAAAAGCAGGTAAAGTGGAAGTAGAAATGGCGGTTGAGAAGAAAGACCACATGGAGAAGCATACGCACCATCATTAA